In the Pirellulales bacterium genome, one interval contains:
- a CDS encoding DUF4254 domain-containing protein produces the protein MLDVNQITSLHQNTTKLWHEQAVANPHHDFLYVVCEQHKFNFLLWHEEDIARSPDVGDAQIAAVKRAIDRYNQQRNDAIEKIDEYLMHDLASHGVVPADAARQNTETPGQAIDRLSILTLRIYHMQEQLERHDVDAGHVAKVCDRLEILYAQYDDLSTALAELLEDIFAGRKRFKLYRQIKMYNDPTLNPYLYKFGLQKAG, from the coding sequence ATGCTCGATGTGAACCAAATCACGAGCCTGCATCAAAACACCACAAAACTGTGGCACGAGCAAGCCGTTGCAAATCCGCACCACGATTTTCTGTACGTGGTTTGCGAGCAGCATAAATTCAATTTTCTGTTGTGGCACGAGGAAGATATTGCCCGTAGCCCGGACGTGGGCGATGCGCAGATCGCCGCGGTCAAGCGCGCTATCGATCGTTACAACCAACAGCGCAACGATGCGATCGAAAAAATCGACGAGTATCTGATGCACGATTTAGCATCTCATGGCGTAGTGCCTGCCGACGCCGCTCGGCAAAATACCGAAACGCCGGGCCAGGCCATTGACCGCTTGTCGATTTTAACACTGCGCATTTATCACATGCAGGAACAGTTGGAGCGCCACGATGTCGATGCGGGGCATGTGGCCAAAGTGTGTGACAGGCTGGAGATTCTGTATGCACAGTATGATGATTTATCGACGGCGCTGGCCGAATTGCTGGAAGACATCTTTGCCGGGCGCAAACGGTTCAAGCTCTACCGGCAAATCAAAATGTACAACGATCCGACGTTGAATCCGTATCTCTACAAGTTCGGCTTACAAAAAGCCGGCTAA
- a CDS encoding M28 family peptidase — protein MLPERRSTDNRSPRAKRVIFGANVSGQSVFLACVLIVGAGVAGYILFAETLGRATAAPNDIKLENIPFDGAQAYEYLKQLCDLGPRPPGSQAMLAQQKLLIDYFQKLGATVIKQEFRGRDPLSGAALPMTNLIIQWHPDRKERVLLCAHYDTRPFPDHDRRNPRGRFVGANDGASGVAVLMELGKAMPKFSGPYGVDFVLLDAEDLTYWDLTSGVNTGNFCVGSEYFARMYAADPPPYKYRAAVLLDMVGGINLRLPKEGHSVAWADSNPITSGIWDTAARLKVREFIPQVMGDITDDHVMLHDLGGIPACDIICDFGPQTSYPQWHTQDDDPAHCSPLSLAKVGWVLTEWLKSLK, from the coding sequence ATGCTCCCCGAACGTCGATCTACAGACAACCGATCCCCCCGCGCCAAGCGGGTGATCTTCGGCGCGAATGTTTCGGGCCAATCGGTATTTCTGGCCTGTGTATTGATCGTTGGCGCCGGGGTGGCGGGCTACATTTTGTTTGCCGAAACTTTGGGCCGGGCCACTGCGGCGCCCAACGACATCAAGCTGGAAAACATTCCGTTCGACGGCGCCCAGGCTTACGAGTATCTCAAGCAGCTTTGCGATTTGGGTCCGCGACCGCCCGGATCGCAGGCCATGCTTGCGCAGCAAAAGCTGCTGATCGATTACTTCCAAAAACTGGGCGCCACAGTCATTAAACAGGAATTTCGGGGCCGAGATCCGCTAAGCGGCGCAGCGCTGCCGATGACGAATTTGATTATTCAATGGCATCCGGATCGGAAGGAGCGCGTGCTGTTGTGCGCACATTACGACACGCGGCCATTTCCGGATCACGATCGCCGCAATCCGCGCGGCCGTTTCGTCGGCGCCAACGACGGAGCCAGCGGCGTGGCCGTTTTGATGGAATTGGGCAAAGCCATGCCGAAGTTTTCCGGCCCGTATGGCGTCGATTTTGTCTTGCTAGACGCGGAAGATTTGACGTATTGGGATTTGACCTCGGGCGTCAATACCGGGAACTTTTGCGTGGGGTCGGAGTATTTTGCGCGGATGTATGCGGCTGATCCGCCGCCGTACAAGTATCGAGCGGCCGTGCTGTTGGATATGGTGGGAGGCATAAACTTGCGATTGCCCAAGGAAGGACACAGCGTAGCGTGGGCCGACAGCAACCCAATCACCAGCGGTATTTGGGACACCGCGGCGCGGTTGAAAGTGAGAGAGTTTATTCCACAGGTGATGGGCGATATCACCGATGACCACGTAATGTTGCACGACCTGGGGGGCATTCCAGCCTGCGACATCATTTGCGATTTCGGCCCCCAGACCAGTTACCCTCAGTGGCACACGCAAGACGATGATCCGGCGCACTGCTCGCCGCTGTCGCTGGCGAAAGTCGGCTGGGTGCTCACGGAGTGGCTAAAATCGCTGAAATAA